From Caldilineales bacterium:
TGTTCCGTGTTCCGTGAAGCGCGTGGCTACCGACGCCTCGTTTGTGGCAATCCATAGCGGAGTGGGCACCCCCCGGTGCGGCCCTGCCCATCCATAGCGGAGTGAGCACCCCCAGGTGCGGCCTTGACAATCCATTGCGGAGTGAGCACCCCCAGGTGCGGCCCGTGCACATACGGCCTGCTGAACATGCCTGACATCCGCGTTCATCCGCGCAAATCCGCGCACCCTATCTCGCCAGCAGTGCGGTCAGGTCGGGGATGATCCAGTCTGGGCGCGGGTTGTAGGCTTCGGCTTCGGACTGGCTGGCAATGCCGGTGAGGGTGCAGAGGGTGCGCAGCCCGGCCCGATGCCCGCCCAGGATGTCGGTCTCCAGACGGTCGCCCAGCATGACGGTGTCTTCCGCCCTCACCCCCAGCCGGGCCAGGGCTTCGGTGAAGATGCCCAGGCCGGGTTTGCCGATCACGACCGGCTTCTTGCCCGAAGAGGCTTCGAGAAAAGCCAGCAACGCGCCCGCCCCTGGCATATTCCCGCGCTCGGAGGGCACATTCAGGTCGGGATTGGTGGCAATGAAGGGGCAGCCGGCGTCGATGGCCAGCGAGGCTTCGGCCAGTTGGGCGTAGGTCACCTGCTGGTCGAGTCCGGCGATGACGACCTGCGCCTCCTCGGCCCGGCCCACGCGCTCATAGCCGGCCTCATCCACCGCCCTGCGGATGCCCTCGCCGCCCACCACCAGGACGCGCCGCGGGGGAGGGTAGTGCGCCAGCAGGTAGGCGGCCGTGGCCAGGGGCGAGGTGAAGACATCCTCTTCGGAAACGAAGATGGCCATTTGCGCCAGCTTCTGCACATACTGCGCCGGCGTCTTGGTGGCGTTGTTGGTGACGAAAAGGAAGTGATAGTCGCCTTGTTGGAGGGCGGCCACGAACTCGGCGGCGCCAGGCGTCGGCTCGTCACCGCGATAGATGACGCCGTCCATGTCGATCAGCCAGCCGCGTAAGAGGTTGAAGGGGGGGAGGAGGGGCATTTTGGTTATTGGGGATTAGAGATTGGTTATTGGGGATTAGAGATTGGTTATTGCGCAATACGCAACAAATCCCTACATCATCTGCGTCAAAAACGGCGCCTTTCACGCCTCACGTTTCACGCCTCACGCCTCACGTTTCACGGAACCCGGAACCCGGAACCCCCTCATCCCACGTCCTCCTCCACATCGCGCGCGGCAGTGGCGATGGCCCAGGCCACCACGCCCCAACTGCCGCCGCTGATCAGCAGCGCCAGCAGGATGCTGAGGAAATTGAGGGGCACAGTCCCGCGGGCGATGCCGACGACCGCCAGCAGGATGCCCAGCAAAGCAGCGATCAGTCCAACCTTGAGCGGCCCGCTCAGATGGTTCCAGTTCATAGTGAGTCAGTAATCAGTGGTCAGTGGTCAGTAATCAGTAATCGTAATCAGTAATCAGTAATCAGTAATCGGTAATCAGTAATCGGTAATCAGTGGTCAGTAATCGGTAATAAGCAGCTAGTGGTCGGTAATAACCAATCTCCAATAACCAATCTCCAATAACCAATCTCCAATAACCAATCTCCAATAACCAACTACCGCCTTTCAGTCGGTATGCCGCGGCCGGCGGGCTGGATGTCGCGGATGTTCAATTGCAGGGCGCGGCGGTCCTGCCAGTTGTTCTCCTCCAGGTGCGCGGCCACATCCACCCGCATCGGCAGATCGATGGCCAGGGCGCCCTGGTTGAAGGCGATGCCGTCGATGGCCATTTGCCCGTCGGTCAGACGTAGGCGCAAATGGCTGCCGTCGCCGCCCACCCGCCGGGCCTCGCGCACCATCAGGTCGGGCGCCGCCAGGATGGCCTGGGCATTGCCGGCGCCGGTCGGCTCCAACTCGCGCAGCTTGCCCATCAGGGCGAAGTCCAGCTCGCGCAGACCGACGATGGCATCCACGGCCACCTGTTGCACGCGCGTTTCGGCTTTGAGTTTCTCGGCTGCCAGCTCGTTCAGGCGGCGACGCAGGGATGGCAGCAACTCATGGCGCACGGTGAAACCGGCGGCGGCGGCATGGCCGCCATAGCGCACCAACAGGTCGGCGCACTGGTCCAGCGCCTCGGTGATGTGGAACTCGGACACACTGCGGGCCGAGCCGCGCACCTCGGCGCCACCCAACTCGACGACGAGGGCGGGGCGCAGGTAGATGTCTTTGAGTTTGCTGGCGACGAGGCCGACGATGCCCGGCTTGAGCGCCTCGCGGCCGATCAAGATGACATCGTCGGGCGGCGCTTCACCCAACTCGACCGTCGCCCAGGCCACGGCCTTCTCGGTCAGCAACTGGCGCTCGCGGTTCAGCTCGTGCAGCCGGGTGGCCAGCGCCTCGGCTTCGGTCGGGTCTGCCGTCATCAGCAGATTGTAGGCCAGCATGGCCGAGTCCAGCCGGCCGGCGGCGTTCAGGCGCGGGCCGAGCCGGAAACCGATGGCGGTGGCGTCGATGGACAACAGCGGCGCCCCGGCGACCTTTGCCAGCGCCCGCACGCCTGCCCGCTCGCCCAGCCACAGCCGCTCGATCCCGCGGCGCACCAGCCCCCGGTTCTCCCCGCGCAAGGGCATCAGGTCGGCCACCGTGCCCAATGCCACCAGGTCGAGGAGGTCGTCTTCGTGCAGCGAGACCGCTTGGGCCGCCACGGGGGCCATCTCCTCGGCCTGCAACAGGGCCTGCGCCAGCTTGAAGACCACGCCCACCCCAGCAAAACCCTTGAACGGGTAGCCACACCCCTCTTGTTTGGGATTGATCACGGCCAGAGCCGGGGGCAGTTCTGGCCCGACCGAATGGTGGTCGGTGACGATCATATCCAGCCCCAGATCGCGGCCAAAGGCCACTTCATCCACCGAGCGGATGCCGCAATCGACCGTGATCACCAGCTTCACCCCCCGCTGCTGCAGCCCGATCAGGGCCTCGTTGTTCAGCCCGTAGCCCTCATCCACGCGGTGGGGGATATAGGGCTGGACATCGGCCCCGAACGCCCGCAGGGTTTGCACCAGCAGCGCCGTCGAGCAGACGCCGTCGGCATCGAAATCGCCATAGACCGCCACCACCTGGTGGCGTTGGATGGCCGTCCGCAACCGCTCCACCGTTTCGCCTACCCCGCGCATGAGGAAAGGGTCGGTCGGTCGCGCCCGCAGACCAAAAAACTCGGCCACATCTTCAGGGTCGGCCAGGCCGCGATTGAACAGGATCTGGGTGATGATGGGGCCGCGCTCGCTCAGCCGGGCGCGGACATCGGGCGGCGGTGGGGCGGGAAGATGCCAGTAGGTGGGTGCGATGGGCAAAGGATGGCTCCAGCAGGGGCGAACGAGGCTGGCGGCGGGGGCGATCCTGCCATCGGCAAACGCCTCGTCCACCGGTTTGGCCTGGCGGCAGGTCGGCGGTCATTATAGGGGAAGCGCGGACGATGAAGTAAATTCGGCAGCCCTGTGCTACCATCAGGGGCCGTATGCGTCGTCTCATCCTGCTTTCGGCCCTGCTTCTGCTGCTCCTGGCGCTGACCGGCGCCAACCTCCTACTTGCGCGCCGCACTGCGCCCCCGCCGTTGCCCGTGGCCCCGGTCGCGGGGCACGGCCAGTTGATGGCCTCCCTCGACCTGGCCGGGCTGAACCCCAAACAGGCGGCGGACATCGTCGGCTGGATGGCCGAAGACGGCATG
This genomic window contains:
- the recJ gene encoding single-stranded-DNA-specific exonuclease RecJ, yielding MPIAPTYWHLPAPPPPDVRARLSERGPIITQILFNRGLADPEDVAEFFGLRARPTDPFLMRGVGETVERLRTAIQRHQVVAVYGDFDADGVCSTALLVQTLRAFGADVQPYIPHRVDEGYGLNNEALIGLQQRGVKLVITVDCGIRSVDEVAFGRDLGLDMIVTDHHSVGPELPPALAVINPKQEGCGYPFKGFAGVGVVFKLAQALLQAEEMAPVAAQAVSLHEDDLLDLVALGTVADLMPLRGENRGLVRRGIERLWLGERAGVRALAKVAGAPLLSIDATAIGFRLGPRLNAAGRLDSAMLAYNLLMTADPTEAEALATRLHELNRERQLLTEKAVAWATVELGEAPPDDVILIGREALKPGIVGLVASKLKDIYLRPALVVELGGAEVRGSARSVSEFHITEALDQCADLLVRYGGHAAAAGFTVRHELLPSLRRRLNELAAEKLKAETRVQQVAVDAIVGLRELDFALMGKLRELEPTGAGNAQAILAAPDLMVREARRVGGDGSHLRLRLTDGQMAIDGIAFNQGALAIDLPMRVDVAAHLEENNWQDRRALQLNIRDIQPAGRGIPTERR
- a CDS encoding HAD-IIA family hydrolase; translated protein: MPLLPPFNLLRGWLIDMDGVIYRGDEPTPGAAEFVAALQQGDYHFLFVTNNATKTPAQYVQKLAQMAIFVSEEDVFTSPLATAAYLLAHYPPPRRVLVVGGEGIRRAVDEAGYERVGRAEEAQVVIAGLDQQVTYAQLAEASLAIDAGCPFIATNPDLNVPSERGNMPGAGALLAFLEASSGKKPVVIGKPGLGIFTEALARLGVRAEDTVMLGDRLETDILGGHRAGLRTLCTLTGIASQSEAEAYNPRPDWIIPDLTALLAR